Within the Solwaraspora sp. WMMA2056 genome, the region CACCCGGCATTCGCCGAGCCGGCTGGGCAGGTGCGTGGTGACGATGTCGCGGGCCCGGTGCAGCACGGCGACCCCGGGGTTGCGTTTGAGCAACGCAGCCCGGTTCGGAGTCGGTTCGGCGTGCCGGTTGCCGCGCGGTACGCCGATCGCGGTGTAGCGGGCCAGACGTGGCGTGCCGCCGATTCCGTCGTTCCTCAGCATCTGGTCCCTCCCAGGTCGGTCGCGGACCGGACGTCCGCCGTCGTCTTCCACCCTGGACTGTGGGATGGCATCAATGGAAGATAGGCGATGACCTGGTGTAGCGAGCCGGTGACGCTCGCAAGATCACATACATAACAGCGGTAAGTTGAGGGATGTGAAGGTATTGTGAGCGGGAGTGAATATCTGGTAGGAGAACTGCGCCGCGTCCGTGAGATGCTCGGGCTCACCCAGGAAGCGTGGGGCGAGCGCATCCACTTCTCGACATCACACGTCGGCTCGATCGAACGCGGCGAACGGCCGGCGCTACCCGACTATCTGAGTGCGGTGGACCGGGCATTCGGCACCGCGTTCGTGAAATTCTATCGCGAATTCGTCGTCGGCGAACGCGCCCCGGTCTGGTACCGACCGTTCATCGAACAGGAGGGCAAGGCGACCCTCATCCGGGTCTTCCAACCGCTGGCGGTGCCCGGGCTGCTGCAGACCGAGGCGTACGCCCGCGCCGTGCTGATGGCGTACGGCGTGCGCGGCGAGGCGATGGACGTCGCGTTGGCCACCCGGCTCGACCGGCAGGAGATCCTCCACCGGCTGCCTGACTCGTGCCAACTCGTCGCCGTGATCGACGAGAGCGTCCTGCACCGCCGGGTCGGCGACCCGTGCGTGATGCACGAACAACTCACGGCGGTCGTCGCCGCCTGCGAGCAGCCCAATATCCGGGTCCAGGTGGTCCCGGCCGATGCCGGGGCGTACCCGGGGCTGGACGGGCCGTTCGTCATCGCCACCGTCGACGGCAGATCCGTCGGTTACCTGGAGGGCTACCTGCAGGGGCGAGTCGTAGAAAATCCGGACGACGCGACCAGTCTGGAACGCACCTGGGAGAGCATCCGCGACTACGCTCTATCTGGCCCGCAGAGCCTAGAACTGATCATGAGGACGGCTGAGAGATGGACATAAGCACCGCGCCCCGGTGGCACAAGAGCACGCACAGCGACAGCACAAGCTGCGTGGAGGTCGCCGAGAACCTGCCTGGGCGGGTGCTGGTCCGGGACACCAAGGACCGCGACGGCGGCACGCTGGCCTTCGCACCGACCGCCTGGTCGGCGTTCCTTTCCGCGACCAGGTCCGACCCGACCGGGCGATCCACCCGCTAGCACCGCCACCTGTTCGTCACCGCACTGGACGCCCGGCGATCGGGACCTCGGTCTCACCGCCGACCCGCACGCCGGCCGCGTCCAGTGTGGTGACGAGCAACCGGTTCTCTCCCGCATCGGCGACCCGGCCACCGACGATGAAGACGCCGTCATTGACCTCGGCGCGGACCGCCGCACCGCCCGGGGACCGGACCGAGACCGCTTGAGCCTCGGCGCGCGGGACGGTGCCGACGTACGCCTCGAACACCTCGGTGACGGTGTACCGGTCACCTCCGACGCTGGCGCCGATGATTTCCTCGTGCTGCCCGTCGATCAGGCGCTCCACGTACCACGCGCCCGGCTTCGTCCACAGCCGCAACGCGCGGTCGTCGCCCAGCTCGACGGTGTCCGCGAGGACATGACCAGCGGGCGGCTGCCACGACCCGGCCGCCGCCGGCCCACCGCGCGGCGTCAGGCTGACGACCGCGGCCAGGACCAACGCGACACCGACCAGCCCGACGACGGTACGGACGTTGCCCCGGATCGCCGCGCTGTCCATCTGCCGATGATGCCACCCTGCGGTGTCCGGTCAGGACGGGTTCTCGGATCGGTCAGGACCGGTCCTCGACCCGGGCCGTCTCGGCGAGGAACGCAAGGATGTGCGCGACCACCTCGTCGGGGAACTGGGTGTGCGGGTAGTGCCCGGCTCCGTCGATGTTCGCCACCGTACCGAGGCCGGCCGGCAGCGCCGCGACGATCGCCTCACCTTCGGCGCGCGGGTCGGCCCAGTCGGGGTCGAGCGTCCCCTCGATGATCAGTACGCGGCTGCGGACGTTGCCGAGCTGCGCTCCGGCGTCGGCCGGGCTGGACTGGCCCATCTTCTGCAGGACCTTCATCCGGCCGGACTCACGTAGGCGGGCCTCGGTCCGGGCCAGCTGCTCGGACCAGTCGGCCGGCCGGCGCCCGGGGAAGGCGACGTCGAGGTAGCGCAGCCACTGTCCGACGCTGCCGAACATGCCCGCGCCCAGCAGCCGGGTCATGCCCTGCCGGTACCGCTTGACGCGCAGATCGCCGAGGCTGATCGACTGTTTCCGGGTGAACGGTGCGAGCTCGACAACGGCGGTGATCAGCTCGGGCGCGGTGGCAGCGGCGATGGTGGCCGCCCCGCCGGAGATCGAGTGCCCGACCAGCACGGCCGGACCACCCAGGTGCCGGATCAGCGCGACCAGGTCGCCGGCGATGTCGGTACGGGAGTACGCCGGCCAGCCGATACTGGATTCGCCGGTGCCCCGCAGGTCGGTGGCGGCGACCCGGTAGCCGGCCGCGACCAGCTGCGGGACGACGAACCGGTACGCGGAGCGGCTCTCGCCCATGCCGGGCGCGAGGACCACGAGTGGGCCGTCGCCGGTGACCTCGTAGGCGATGCGCCCGCCGTCGAGGGACAGGTACGCGGTCATCACGACCTCCAGACCGTTAGCTAATTTAGATAGCTAGTAAGCTAACAGCATTAGCCAGGCTTGTCAACCACGCCGTCGGCGCAGCGTGATCAAAGACTGGGCGCAGCGTCACTTCTCGATTAGAATGGGTGTACTAATCCGGCTCCTGACCTGGGAAGGAACGCCGTGATCGCACCCCCTCCTGCCGCCACTTCGAGCCCTACCGCCGCACCGACCAACCCCACCCCGGTTCCGTACGCGACCCTGCTCGGTTTCACCCGGTATGTCGGGCAGTCCGGGCCGGCCAAGGCGACCTTCGTCGGCGGGTTGCGCCGGCAGCGGGCCAGCCGCTCCGGGTTCAACCCGCACGGGCAACTGGTCAAGGCGCTCAAGGCCGACATCCGGTTCCGCACCGGCGGCAGCCACCTGGCCGCCGTGGTCGGGCAGGTCGCCCAGCGCTGGCAGCCGCTGTACGCCACCCTCGTCCCGGGTGCCCAGCGCTATCTGGAGACGCTGGGAGACCTGAGCCAGGTGGAGCTGGCACAGACCCACGACGCCCTG harbors:
- a CDS encoding helix-turn-helix transcriptional regulator encodes the protein MSGSEYLVGELRRVREMLGLTQEAWGERIHFSTSHVGSIERGERPALPDYLSAVDRAFGTAFVKFYREFVVGERAPVWYRPFIEQEGKATLIRVFQPLAVPGLLQTEAYARAVLMAYGVRGEAMDVALATRLDRQEILHRLPDSCQLVAVIDESVLHRRVGDPCVMHEQLTAVVAACEQPNIRVQVVPADAGAYPGLDGPFVIATVDGRSVGYLEGYLQGRVVENPDDATSLERTWESIRDYALSGPQSLELIMRTAERWT
- a CDS encoding alpha/beta hydrolase, which gives rise to MTAYLSLDGGRIAYEVTGDGPLVVLAPGMGESRSAYRFVVPQLVAAGYRVAATDLRGTGESSIGWPAYSRTDIAGDLVALIRHLGGPAVLVGHSISGGAATIAAATAPELITAVVELAPFTRKQSISLGDLRVKRYRQGMTRLLGAGMFGSVGQWLRYLDVAFPGRRPADWSEQLARTEARLRESGRMKVLQKMGQSSPADAGAQLGNVRSRVLIIEGTLDPDWADPRAEGEAIVAALPAGLGTVANIDGAGHYPHTQFPDEVVAHILAFLAETARVEDRS
- a CDS encoding DUF397 domain-containing protein; the encoded protein is MDISTAPRWHKSTHSDSTSCVEVAENLPGRVLVRDTKDRDGGTLAFAPTAWSAFLSATRSDPTGRSTR